From Oreochromis aureus strain Israel breed Guangdong linkage group 4, ZZ_aureus, whole genome shotgun sequence, a single genomic window includes:
- the arf2a gene encoding ADP-ribosylation factor 2a codes for MGNFASLFSKLFGKKEMRILMVGLDAAGKTTILYKLKLGEIVTTIPTIGFNVETVEYKNISFTVWDVGGQDKIRPLWRHYFQNTQGLIFVVDSNDRERVGEAKEELMRMLAEDELRDAVLLVFANKQDLPNAMNAAELTDKLALHSLRHRNWYIQATCATTGDGLYEGLDWLSSQLRNAK; via the exons ATGGGAAATTTTGCTAGCCTTTTTAGTAAATTGTTTGGAAAGAAGGAGATGAGGATCCTGATGGTAGGACTGGATGCTGCTGGAAAGACCACCATCTTGTACAAGCTCAAACTGGGAGAAATTGTTACCACAATCCCTACCATTG GTTTTAATGTTGAGACGGTAGAATACAAAAACATCAGTTTTACAGTGTGGGATGTCGGCGGTCAGGACAAGATCAGGCCGCTTTGGAGGCATTACTTCCAAAACACACAAG gCCTCATCTTTGTAGTGGATAGTAATGACAGAGAGCGAGTGGGTGAGGCAAAGGAGGAGCTGATGCGAATGCTGGCTGAGGATGAGCTGAGAGATGCCGTGTTGCTCGTGTTTGCAAATAAACAG GACCTGCCCAACGCTATGAATGCAGCTGAGCTCACAGACAAACTGGCTCTGCACTCCCTGCGTCACCGTAACTGGTATATCCAGGCCACATGTGCTACTACTGGAGACGGTCTCTACGAGGGTCTGGACTGGCTTTCAAGCCAGCTAAGGAACGCAAAATGA